The following coding sequences lie in one Streptomyces venezuelae genomic window:
- a CDS encoding HNH endonuclease codes for MNLVSASGAHVNRRLNRLICEAFHGAPPSPLHQAAHLNGVRTDNRADNLAWKTQRENEEDKDQHGTRQEPRRGEQNSRAKLTDANVQEIRRRYAEGGVTQQALSELFGVSSSIISGVIRGQRWTHVRDDGQ; via the coding sequence GTGAACCTGGTCAGCGCATCAGGAGCGCACGTAAACCGCCGCCTGAACCGGCTCATCTGTGAAGCCTTTCATGGAGCGCCACCTTCGCCCTTGCATCAGGCAGCACATCTCAATGGCGTTCGCACTGACAACCGCGCCGACAACCTCGCCTGGAAGACCCAGCGCGAGAACGAAGAGGACAAGGACCAGCACGGCACACGCCAAGAGCCGCGCAGAGGCGAACAGAACAGCAGAGCCAAGCTGACTGACGCCAACGTGCAAGAGATCAGGCGTCGATACGCAGAAGGCGGCGTCACACAGCAAGCGCTCAGCGAGCTGTTCGGAGTGAGCAGCTCGATCATCAGCGGCGTCATACGAGGCCAGCGCTGGACTCACGTAAGGGACGACGGGCAATGA
- a CDS encoding glycosyl hydrolase family 16, translated as MPKHARRRRRAPLILTSGAALVAALLLAPGADGAPSPNAMPRGDLPGWKQVWAENFNSAVNAPVPVGRLSGCDHYADTPRAYCSGLSGRWRDALWAYPSGWEDTAKSGADGNGGAPFGGTYEPQKTVSIGKGYDGTGTLKVAMYRPASGGSNVVGTVVPKRCMDLRDGRYSARIKVTKTDPGFKSAWLRYEGSRAEVDYPEVDDYTDSTVAMFSHGRGAEWDVQTNARMTTAHTYTWERRGSTVTVYLDGKRLRSGPTTLTTSPWVWQNESRIIGDHSKPNRGYAKPGARAVLEVTWATCYKAVK; from the coding sequence ATGCCTAAGCACGCACGTCGGCGCCGCAGGGCGCCGCTCATCCTCACCTCCGGGGCCGCCCTTGTGGCGGCCCTTCTTCTTGCCCCCGGCGCCGACGGCGCACCCTCGCCCAACGCGATGCCCAGGGGCGATCTGCCGGGCTGGAAGCAGGTCTGGGCAGAGAACTTCAACAGCGCGGTCAACGCCCCCGTCCCGGTCGGCAGGCTCAGCGGCTGCGACCACTACGCCGACACCCCGCGCGCCTACTGCTCGGGACTGTCCGGCCGCTGGCGCGACGCACTGTGGGCCTACCCCTCCGGGTGGGAGGACACCGCGAAGTCCGGTGCCGACGGCAACGGCGGGGCGCCGTTCGGCGGCACGTACGAGCCGCAGAAGACCGTCAGCATCGGCAAGGGCTACGACGGCACCGGCACGCTGAAGGTCGCCATGTACCGGCCGGCGAGCGGCGGCAGCAACGTCGTGGGCACCGTCGTGCCGAAGCGCTGCATGGACCTGCGCGACGGGCGGTACAGCGCCCGCATCAAGGTCACGAAGACCGACCCCGGGTTCAAGAGCGCGTGGCTGCGCTACGAGGGCAGCCGTGCGGAGGTCGACTACCCGGAGGTCGACGACTACACGGACAGCACCGTCGCGATGTTCAGCCACGGCCGCGGTGCCGAGTGGGACGTCCAGACGAACGCCCGCATGACGACCGCGCACACCTACACGTGGGAGCGGCGCGGCTCCACGGTCACGGTGTACCTGGACGGGAAGCGGCTGCGGTCCGGCCCGACCACGCTCACCACGTCGCCATGGGTGTGGCAGAACGAGAGCCGGATCATCGGCGACCACAGCAAGCCGAACCGGGGCTACGCGAAGCCGGGGGCGCGGGCCGTCCTCGAAGTGACCTGGGCGACCTGCTACAAGGCGGTGAAGTGA
- a CDS encoding MazG-like family protein, with product MTDSWTHIADVVRWLDANPPQQGDPVALHLLKVMEEAGEAAQAYIGVTGQNPRKGVTHTSIDVAEELCDVILAAMVALHDHTEEPQDFFELHAQRRARRLAALTERAQP from the coding sequence ATGACCGACTCCTGGACGCACATCGCCGACGTGGTGCGGTGGCTGGACGCCAACCCGCCGCAGCAGGGCGACCCGGTCGCACTGCATCTGCTGAAGGTCATGGAAGAAGCGGGCGAGGCGGCGCAGGCCTACATCGGCGTCACCGGCCAGAACCCCCGCAAGGGCGTCACGCACACATCCATCGACGTCGCGGAAGAGCTGTGCGACGTGATCCTCGCGGCGATGGTCGCGCTGCACGACCACACGGAGGAGCCGCAGGACTTCTTCGAGCTGCACGCGCAGCGGCGTGCCCGGCGGTTGGCCGCACTCACGGAAAGGGCGCAGCCATGA
- a CDS encoding SsgA family sporulation/cell division regulator, whose product MTITQPLRMSLIFSDTEVPIPAVLIYHSRDPYAVLLDTNMGTESHAVWTFARDLLADGISAPGSVGDGDVRIMRHAYGAVFMSFTSPEGMALAEVDADDIDAFLTKSYATVPEGTEREHLGMDAELAHLLGEAA is encoded by the coding sequence ATGACCATTACCCAGCCGCTGAGGATGAGCCTGATCTTCAGCGACACCGAAGTGCCCATCCCGGCCGTGCTGATCTACCACTCACGCGACCCGTACGCAGTCCTGCTGGACACCAACATGGGCACGGAAAGCCACGCCGTGTGGACCTTCGCCCGCGACCTGCTCGCCGACGGCATCAGCGCACCCGGCAGCGTGGGCGACGGCGACGTGAGGATCATGCGCCACGCGTACGGCGCGGTCTTCATGAGCTTCACCAGCCCCGAGGGCATGGCGCTGGCCGAGGTCGACGCGGACGACATCGACGCGTTCCTGACCAAGAGCTACGCGACCGTGCCCGAGGGCACCGAGCGCGAGCACCTGGGCATGGACGCCGAACTCGCGCACCTGCTCGGGGAGGCGGCGTGA